The proteins below come from a single Pleuronectes platessa chromosome 1, fPlePla1.1, whole genome shotgun sequence genomic window:
- the tubgcp4 gene encoding gamma-tubulin complex component 4, which yields MIHELLMALSGYPGDILTWSKGTGLQVSQDLPFLHPSETAVLTRLCALGTDCIRLKEFIEQHTDHVHLQEHHPNQPNQTGLHGSYLWAFCAGLDSMLRPYRQTLLDLEQEFLGDPHLTISHVNYKLHQFQLLFPSVVVVVETIRSQKIHGCQILETVYKHSWGGLPPVRMALEKILAVCHGVMYKQLAAWMLHGFLLDQSEEFFVKRGPSAGGAAANQEEEEEDLGLGGLSGKQLRELQDLRLVEEENMLAPSLQQFSLRTEMLPSYIPIRVAEKILFVGESVQMFENHNHSPSRAGSILKHQEDMFAAELHKLKQQPLFSLVDFENLIDRIRSTVAEHLWTLMVEESGLLEQLKIIKDFYLLGRGELYQVFIDLAQHMLKTPPTAVTEHDVNVAFRQAAHKVLLDDDNLLPLLHLTVDYQGKDSKDGSGPRDGATPPQDTSPREAPPTGWVALGLIYKVQWPLHILFTPAVLEKYNVVFRYLLSVRRVQLQLQHCWAVQMQRKHLKSSQTDSVKCRLRNHMAFLIDNLQHYLQVDVLESQFSQLLQQINSTRDFESIRLAHDHFLSNLLAQSFILLKPVFHCLNEILELCDTFCSLVSPTLAPLDERGAAQLDLLVKGFRRQSSLLFKILSSVTNHQIKSELAQLLLRLDYNKYYTQAGGTLGSI from the exons ATGATTCACGAGCTGTTGATGGCGTTAAGCGGATATCCGGGAGACATTCTCACCTGGAGCAAAGGGACCGGACTGCAG GTTTCTCAGGACCTGCCCTTCCTCCATCCCAGTGAGACGGCTGTCCTCACCCGTCTCTGTGCACTGGGCACTGACTGTATACGACTGAAAGAGTTCATCGAACAGCACACGGACCATGTTCACCTGCAA GAACATCACCCAAACCAGCCCAACCAGACCGGACTCCACGGGAGCTACTTGTGGGCGTTCTGCGCCGGGCTGGACTCGATGCTGAGGCCGTACAGGCAGACGCTGCTGGACCTGGAGCAAGAG ttcctCGGAGATCCACATCTCACAATATCCCACGTGAACTACAAGCTCCATCAG TTCCAGCTGCTGTTCCCctccgtggtggtggtggtcgaGACCATCAGATCCCAGAAG atccaTGGCTGTCAGATCCTGGAGACGGTGTACAAGCACAGCTGGGGGGGGCTGCCTCCTGTTCGCATGGCCTTAGAAAA GATTCTGGCTGTGTGTCACGGTGTGATGTACAAGCAGCTCGCAGCCTGGATGCTTCACGGCTTCCTGCTGGACCAGAGTGAGGAGTTCTTCGTGAAGAGGGGGCCCAGcgcaggaggagctgctgccaaccaggaggaggaggaggaggacctggGACTGGGAGGCTTGAGTGGGAAACAGCTGAGGGAACTCCAGGACCTG aggctggtggaggaggagaacatgcTGGCCCCGTCCCTGCAGCAGTTCTCTCTGAGAACAGAGATGCTGCCGTCTTACATTCCCATCAGAGTCGCTGAGAAGATCCTCTTCGTGGGAGAGTCGGTCCAGATGTTTGAGAACCACAACCACAGCCCCTCACGAGCTG GCTCCATCCTGAAGCACCAGGAGGACATGTTTGCTGCTGAGCTGCACAAACTCAAGCAGCAGCCTCTTTTCAGTCTGGTGGACTTCGAGAATCTGATCGATCGCATCAGGAGCACAGTGGCCGAG CACCTGTGGACGCTGATGGTGGAGGAGTCGGGTCTGCTGGAACAGCTCaag ATCATTAAAGACTTCTACCTGCTGGGCCGGGGGGAGCTCTACCAGGTCTTCATCGACCTCGCACAGCACATGCTGAAGACGCCTCCGACGGCCGTCACTGAGCACG ACGTCAACGTGGCGTTTCGACAGGCGGCTCACAAAGTTCTGCTGGACGACGACaacctgctgccgctgctgcaccTCACTGTGGACTACCAGGGCAAAGACAGCAAAG ATGGATCGGGCCCCAGAGACGGAGCCACTCCCCCACAGGACACCTCCCCTCGTGAGGCTCCTCCCACTGGCTGGGTGGCCCTCGGCCTCATCTACAAGGTCCAGTGGCCGCTGCACATCCTGTTCACGCCGGCTGTGCTGGAGAA GTACAACGTGGTGTTCCGCTACCTGCTGAGCGTGCGGCgggtgcagctgcagctgcagcactgcTGGGCCGTGCAGATGCAGAGGAAGCACCTCAAGTCCAGTCAGACCGACTCCGTCAAGTGCAGACTCCGGAACCACATGGCCTTCCTGATCGACAACCTGCAGCACTACTTACAG GTGGATGTTCTGGAGTCCCAGTTCTCTCAGCTGCTTCAGCAGATCAACTCCACCAGAGACTTCGAGAGCATCAGACTGGCCCACGACCATTTCCTCAGCAACCTGCTGGCCCAGTCCTTCATCCTGCTGAAGCCG GTGTTCCACTGTCTGAACGAGATCCTGGAGCTGTGTGACACCTTCTGTTCTCTGGTCAGTCCGACCCTGGCTCCTCTGGACGAGAGAGGAGCCGCTCAGCTGGACCTGCTGGTCAAG GGTTTCAGACGACAGTCGTCCTTATTGTTCAAAATCCTTTCGAGTGTGACCAACCATCAGATCAAATCGGAACTGGCTCAGCTGCTACTACGACTGGACTACAACAAGTACTACACACAGGCAGGAGGCACGCTGGGCAG TATTTGA
- the cdkn2aip gene encoding CDKN2A-interacting protein: MEGERSGEDTVSDYLGQNPEVAQWVETLRTYCESNKQWVARREFLLRNMEAFPTVEPGLPSSSLDRLLSLSTVWANHVFLGCSYPPAVMDKIKEMGEGIVVEDPPVRRSTKDQSTARGKRSEGDADGCVKRAKCGTNELDGRGAAWPVSQKAGPAPHAPAEHQPFFNRLYKAVAWKLVSAGGFGPNQDHFEILQSCVESCKETVTCVFVPLKDITGLPAAQTQKEGHVCEIRCQSVYMGTGYGRDEAAAKAMASKEALKVFQGRKVTVKICRRRYKGKDVEDLMLFDEQPRSQGFPPALSFPFEDEQLDGASS, translated from the exons atggagggggagaggagcggAGAGGACACGGTGTCAGACTACCTGGGTCAGAACCCAGAGGTGGCCCAGTGGGTGGAGACTCTCAGGACTTACTGTGAGAGCAACAAGCAGTGGGTCGCCCGGAGGGAGTTCCTCCTGAGGAACATGGAGGCGTTCCCCACGGTGGAGCCCGGGCTCCCCAGCAGCAGTCTGGAccggctgctctctctctccaccgtcTGGGCCAACCACGTTTTCCTCGGCTGCAG TTATCCACCGGCTGTGATGGACAAGATCAAGGAGATGGGCGAGGGGATAGTTGTAGAAGATCCTCCAGTTCGCAGGAGCACCAAAGACCAGTCCACGGCCAGAGGGAAGAGAAGTG AGGGCGACGCTGACGGCTGCGTGAAAAGAGCCAAATGTGGAACTAATGAGCTGGACGGTCGGGGCGCAGCGTGGCCGGTGAGTCAGAAAGCAGGACCTGCTCCACACGCCCCAGCCGAGCACCAGCCCTTCTTCAACCGCCTCTACAAGGCCGTGGCGTGGAAGCTGGTGTCGGCGGGGGGCTTCGGCCCCAACCAGGACCATTTTGAAATCCTTCAGAGCTGCGTGGAGTCGTGTAAAGAGACCGTGACCTGCGTCTTTGTGCCGTTGAAGGACATCACAGGCCTCCCGGCAGCGCAGACACAGAAGGAAGGCCACGTGTGTGAGATCCGCTGTCAGTCCGTCTACATGGGAACAGGGTACGGGCGCGACGAGGCCGCTGCCAAGGCCATGGCTTCCAAAGAAGCTCTCAAAGTCTTCCAGGGACGGAAAGTGACAGTAAAGATCTGCAGGCGGAGATACAAAGGGAAAGATGTGGAGGATTTGATGTTGTTTGACGAGCAGCCTCGGAGTCAGGGCTTTCCTCCGGCTCTCAGCTTCCCCTTTGAGGACGAGCAGCTGGACGGAGCGTCTtcatag
- the LOC128437359 gene encoding uncharacterized protein LOC128437359, producing TSPPTSPPTSSTTSPPISSPTSPPTSSPPTSSTTSPPISSPTSPPTSSPTSPPTSPPTSSPSSPPTSPPTSSP from the exons acttcccctcctacttcccctcctacctcctcaacTACTTCCCCTCCTATCTCAtcacctacttcccctcctactt cttcccctcctacctcctcaacTACTTCCCCTCCTATCTCAtcacctacttcccctcctacctcctcacctaCTTCGcctcctacttcccctcctacctcctcaccttCGTCTcctcctacttcccctcctacctcctcaccc